The following proteins are co-located in the Candidatus Nitrotoga sp. AM1P genome:
- a CDS encoding XrtA system polysaccharide deacetylase has protein sequence MTTALIRNAMTIDVEDYFQVSAFASTIAREQWGNLPCRVERNIDIALALLNEGNAHATFFTLGWIAERYPSMVRRIVDNGHELASHGYGHQRVSELSRNEFNEDISRAKKILEDLSGSPVIGYRAPSFSIGADNLWALDLLQEAGYQYSSSIYPIRHDHYGMPEAPRFAHYPRGTDGMLELPPTTAALLGRNLPAAGGGYFRLLPYQASRWLIRRVNQQDGEPCIFYFHPWELDPDQPRQSNISTKTRFRHYINLKHMESRLQSLLRDFHWDRMDRIFMKAGA, from the coding sequence ATGACCACAGCGCTAATACGTAACGCGATGACTATTGACGTGGAAGATTACTTCCAAGTCTCGGCCTTCGCCTCCACTATCGCGCGCGAGCAATGGGGAAATCTGCCGTGCCGGGTAGAACGCAATATTGATATCGCCCTAGCTTTACTGAATGAAGGTAATGCGCACGCAACTTTTTTCACTTTAGGCTGGATCGCTGAGCGCTATCCCAGCATGGTGCGCCGCATCGTAGACAATGGACATGAGCTTGCCAGTCATGGTTATGGTCACCAACGCGTTAGCGAGCTGAGCCGCAATGAATTCAACGAAGATATCTCACGCGCCAAAAAAATACTGGAAGACCTCTCAGGCAGTCCGGTAATTGGCTATCGCGCCCCGAGCTTTTCCATCGGCGCTGATAACCTGTGGGCGCTTGATTTACTACAAGAAGCTGGCTATCAATATAGCTCCAGCATATATCCGATTCGGCACGACCATTACGGTATGCCCGAGGCACCTCGCTTTGCCCACTACCCGCGCGGCACAGACGGCATGCTGGAACTCCCCCCCACCACGGCAGCATTACTGGGCCGAAACCTGCCAGCGGCAGGCGGGGGCTATTTCAGACTACTTCCCTATCAAGCGTCTCGCTGGCTCATACGCCGTGTCAATCAACAGGATGGAGAACCCTGTATTTTTTATTTTCACCCGTGGGAGCTTGATCCAGACCAACCGCGTCAATCTAACATCTCGACGAAAACACGATTTCGCCATTACATCAATCTGAAACATATGGAGTCCCGCCTACAATCGTTGTTGCGGGATTTCCACTGGGATCGCATGGACCGCATATTCATGAAAGCAGGCGCGTGA